From the genome of Branchiostoma floridae strain S238N-H82 chromosome 8, Bfl_VNyyK, whole genome shotgun sequence:
ACATTATtggtaaaaattggccaaatccTCAACTTTTCTCAAAACATAGTAGTATTGCCGACATTTTAGTATTGTGCTATGATAAGATTGCGTTTGCATAATTTTACCAAGTAACAGCCTAAGCGCAAAAGCCAAAAATGTACACTTTTTAATAATAAAAAGTGCATAAAAGGGCGATAAAATAGATTTCGGAAGATGTACTGTTGAAAGGACTGTCgaaattttaaagaaattggTTTTTAATAGTATACCAACCTCCACAGGTCACTAGAAAATACCAGAAATTCTAATAAACTGACAACACACCAGACGGTCAAAACCTACAGTTCGAGGCATATGATAtgtgttatctgtctatctaGCCAGCTATTTCTTTGTGTGCGAGTGTGAATGTAGTGAACGAAACGGATTGGCACAATATTGTCCTTGGTCAGAATAAACAGTCACAAAACAAGGACAGTCGACAGGCTAGAGGATtgaaacaaagacaacaatCTTACCTTCTGAATACTGGCGGTAACGAGTCGCTTTTCTAAGACAAAGAGACGGATGTAACTCTCTTGCTTGGACTTGGACGCAGAAGTGTGTACGTGTCTGCTCCGAAAGCTCCAGACATTCCTGATAGACACGTTTGACTGTTATGCAAATTCAAATTGCTCTGACCTATCAGTGTTCGTTTCTGACACACTCACATGGAGGCCTCCTTTTATTTCAGACAATCGTGCTTGCAAATACGTTATACACATTGGTAAGAATAATGGCAgttttcatgcattttctgtCGTCTATTCTATAAGTAACTGAAGGCGACATCTCTCTTTTTCCAAAACTCTTAATTTCTTTTTAGATGTCAGTTGTTGTGACCTGGTAGAAATACAGTAATAAGCTACAAGTTGCTTGCTATTCTGACGCGTCTCAGTAGTTCacgttgatttaattataaggatgacatcctctgggaaccccaaaaaaagtttgtcaaaaaagttgttttcattATGAAACCTAAGTGGTTTGGAAGGTTGTTTGTACAAATGACCAAACACAGAGTACTGAATACCAAACaatatagattcttcattttattgttttatctaCTTTTTTTACCACGGTCTTTCGATATATCTTTTTTATCTGCAGCATATATTCTCTCATTTGCACCTACTATGTACGATTTAAAGCATAGTTGAAAGCTCCTTTTTTGGAAACGACCGAAATTTGATGCACGCGCAAATGTCAACCATATAATCTACATGGCTTTATTTTTAATTATGGATTTGATATGTTTACACAGAACCTTACGCGATCTGCAGGTGCGCGTAAGGGTGAACATTCTTACGGTCAAATCAGATTATGAGGTAAGCGTAATGCCAGGTGCCTGCAAGGGTGAACGTCCGCACGGTCGTCGGgatttatgccaaaaattttacttggatcctTTGACCAAATATCCATTTTATATCTAGACGAAATTTCAACAACGTTACGTCATTTGGTCTCAATACcagggccaaaatatacagttggaaaaaaaaaaaaaacggctcAGGGTAGTGACCCATTCTACCTTGTTTCTTTTCTGGCAGTTCTCTGTCTCCGCTGAGGTTCACAACTGTTAGattaaaaaatataaaaataggAGAAATTAATTAAATGGGGTGTTGTAGAAGTCACGGCGTCCTTGCATGCAGTATGGTCTGGGATCCTAGTTTGTCCTAGTGGAATTTTTACATGGATCACAAGCGACCCCTATTAATTAGTTGCAGTACTGCACGACCCCAATGTGAATGatactgcagtactgcaaccGATTAATAGGTGTCGCTTACGATCCATGTACCGACTTCAAATGGTTAGGTCGAGTTGTTTTCATGACATACCCCAGTCTTTATCGTCTTCAGTCTCATGccatacaaagtaaagaaagaaattgtaAATATGACTTTATGACAGTAGAAATAGGGGAACTCAAATGCACGAATTATTTTAaataaatttgtttttgtgttaaaGGAGACAAATTGAATGGAATGTGTAAAACACTTAATCACACCTGTCCATCGTCTGTGGATTACTGTAATTGAATTAAATCAGCTGTAAAATATGTAAAGCTAAATCTTTCAGTCTTTGTAAAAAGagtaagaaacaaagaaagcttcactcagaatgttttgaaatgttgcaCTTGTCATATATTGCTCCAAATGAgtcacagcaatatttacatgtacatgtgattgaAACGTTGTTTCTCTGAAATATAAGAATACTTACTTCCCTTTCTATTATTCAACTTCAGGAgtataagatacaaaatgttcCCTTAAACATGTATAGGACAATTTGTCATTCAACAGGctagtaatatgtcaaagacatACTGAACTAGAAACTAATGTGCTGTGGAAAAATCAACACAAGACACTGTCAATGGTGCAGAACTGAGAAGTTTTTACTTGTAAACCACAAGATTACACAGCCTAAACAGAagattttgacatttcaaaagCTATAGCCAATTATTTGCACCAAAATACACACGTGCATAATAACTGCACAATATAAATGTGTCTCACATGAAATATACCTAACGTTATTTGGTAAACTATGACAGTGACGTctataagaagaagaagactacattcatatgaataaattatgataataactgtGTGCTAACATTTAATCAAAATCAGTCTCTAGTTTCTgtcatataacataacataacgttatcttTATCCGTCACTTTGCGTTTATTGTTTAGCTACATTCATATTTAACACTTAtctgaaatgtgaaaataatacACATCTATCATACCAACGAGTATACCTTCATTCTGTGCACGTCTTTTGGCAAATGCTATGCTGAAATACTTGTTATCATTTTagttgaaatttatttcatcttgaggTAGGTTGTATTGTTTCAGAACGCATTAAAACAAACTAACTACACttacacggcacgaaaaacggtatttaagcatgcttaaatgatgcttaacgttgacgtattttccttctttacggatctataaACCTCTTATACGGGTACGTAAAGATTGGCGTTACGTAGTCTTTACGTGGGTGCtgataggtccgtattttccgttttttttaagTCGCCTTTAAGCAGCTTAAAAGTGTTTTAAATTATTATTAAAACAcatttaaattgcatttaaatgttacgtttataaaactttaagcatCGTTACAGCTTatttacgtgtgcgtaaagatgatcattaggtgGCTTATAGGTGCggataggtccgtattttccggctttttaagttgcctttcagcagcttaaagatgttttaaatgattattaaaactcatttaaattgcatttaaatATTACGTATTTCAAAACTTTAAGCATCGTTACGGCTTATTTACGTGCGTAAAGATTATCATTAGGTGCTTATAGATCCGTATTTTCcgttttttaagttgcctttcagtaGCTGAAATGTTTCGTAAATGATTATCAAAACGCCCTTAATatatgtttaaagttcacgttaaTTTCAACTGAAGCCTTTATACGTggcatatacgtgtgcattaagatgtttataagATGCGTATTGTTgcccttttagcagcttaaagttctCATAAACACTTACAAAAAcatcattgatacatgtataaagtttcCTTTTATTTTCTCTGAAGCCTCATTTTAGTTCAAATTTACTTCATCTTGAGGTAGGTTGTATTGTTTCAGAAcgcaaaaaaacaaactaactaCACTTATAAATTAGTCTCGTTCCACCAGCCCGGAACACATCAAACTCCCCTGGCCCTAAAGGTTGCTATCTATGTACGGACTTCATATCTACTTATCCACTTATGCAACAAGGataatttcttctttttctataTTCTTCCTGATCCACGAGTATATTCTCCACTTCCTCGTTCTCTAGTTCCCGTGTATTAAAATATTCACTGGCCTCATCAAGTTCCTCCAGGAGCGACCTCGCCTCTTCCACAACCTCCCTCAACTCTGAGTCAGCTGGACGGGTAAAGGAAAGACAGATATCAAGAGAAAGCCAGTGACAAATTATGATAGCACGTCGACTTGGGATGGCACTGGTTCTATGTGTAGTGCAGACATTTATTCGTTAAGAAATTTCTAATATTGTAGACACTGAAACAGCAATGTTTGTGTAGCAGAATGCATCTGTTCAAACGATCCCTTTTTTGCCTTGTGCTATCGAATTATCAATATTTTTCTACTTATCCGCGgcaaaattaaacaaagtctGATTAAAACTAAATGCCCGTCTGGATATGTGTTATAACCAAACGTACCATCTGCATTGACATCCAGACTTCCACCTTTccttctgcgcctgcgccgACGCCTCCATCCCGCGGAGTCGTCTAtcagcgttgccatgacaaccatcGTCACCAGCATCATGCAGACAAACAGCTTCATGGTGTAGCTTCAGCTGATGTATAGGGAGGGGAAGAAAATGATCACGGTTATTCGgtggaaatgtacatgtataactcgGTTTTATCGTTGTGGTGAGCTTTAAGTCTACGAGCTTTAAGTCTTCATATCTGCAACAAAATACAGggattaataataataaagtttattgcaaattcatgcccattgggctaattgcaagaaaagaatgactaattacatgagatgaataaatgtggtctgaatacatgtagataaactaaattctagcATACacatattaagtggatgaatataCATACTATACATAATGgggtactaagtctacgtaactattacagggtttgacttctttcttgaagacatttgaaaatgaaatgccccatgtgttctataatagattgaaCCCTTGATgttagtaggaagagaatcttttgtggcgtttttaacaatgaaaatgttggtgtgatttcggtcactctatcaaatagcctttttctttcggcttcgaATTGGGggcattcacaaataaaatgtgtttcattttcaactgcattcattgtgcactgcttacaaattctttcttgaaCAGGAAATCAACCATGAATCAACCATTCGACgaggaactacatgtataagatttAACATATACATAAACCATTCCATCTCTATTCCAGACCCAACGTTTAGGGTACGTACAGAAACAAGGTAAAAGCGATTGAGAATACtaaataaacaagaaatcttttaaagaaaagctgtgcattgccgcgtattttatgactgaactgctgagagcgacacctagcttcttcagtaggaaatgcagcaaaagggggatattggaaatttacctcattatcataatttatgtcacatgaattattggcacattaaacaggttttgtaaaactttttgacccacaatgaatatgcattatttttcattacaaaataagttccttctgatgcaatttgtgatatatctttatataaacatggtgagttaaagcgtagatttattacgctggaccacatacagtaacatgcgtctagaagagcgttttaatactcgcctggaatgtaccattgtctaactaagccatgaaactcggcaaggaaagaagggcctttggaagcacggcggtcggttgctagggtattctttcccgtttcTATGCGCGTTCGACGGAGTATCGGGTTACATGAGGTCTACTATtggctaaccgtaaaatatttgaagATAAATAAAGTGTTATGACAGTGAAAATGACTTTTAAAAAAGatcaaattagcaattttacatactttgaatCTTGTCATATGAATTTAAATAGCTATTTTGTAtagattttgcttccaaagacggtTATTTCctgttttcaggaaggcctttaatttgaccaaactcttgataagatgggccgcatgTGTCATCGAAAGTTctcaatttttatatttttcgtcatctataagtaaaataaaactttctgtttttgggatttttttatttttaattttaagcaaagttacagtcgaaaatgtgcgtaaaaatggcattatTCGCACTTAATttccaataattcaaaatcggagccatttttaaaaaatcccaaaaacagaaatctcggcaaaaccgttgcggtcattttgagccgtcaatgacttaatttggactcttcttggtcgagatcttaaacgatgtttgcacgcatgtcatgccgcacggagagcgggagggtgtaattgataccggtgtaaacaacactaataatgcacaaggtcaccaacaaaaacgtcagTAGCTTTGTTACATATTACAGAACCCAAAAAAAGTGACAGCGTAGATGTACtttccagaaaattgtttatattggtgaaaatttatattttttgcttgattcAAGGTAGCTGGGGGAAAAGGGGCCAGAAAGCACTGTTTTACccgcaatgaccgcagatgacctaaatagaacacgggttcggttcgaattacgtcagatggaacttCATGGAAGAacgttcgaattcggctggacatgggaggttttgagcccgaatttgaccaccgtgaaggggctttggaagggctgggttaaaaggtccgtccatggatccatggaagaaagcttgcataaggcattgccgctagcgcggcaatgcaaaaatCAAAAAACATGTTGGTAAGAGAGTTTGATACTTACAGAAATCCTGGACACGTAGATCACGGCACGATGTCACTTTGAGGTCACAGCTGGCGGGAAGGAATGAGGAGGGCTCACGTGGACGGACATATTTACCCCAAGGTGTAagacaagtatgcaaatgtttcATTGTTACTTGTTTTCTGAATGGGAAAGTTAATATAAAAGTCCTAAAACGATTTTTTACCTTGCCGGGCCTTAGCCCGGCAAGGTAATGAGGCCCGATCTTTacatggttcaatcaatggttcaatgttaacccagcccttccaaaggcccttcaaaaggcccttttctctttgcccaattttatggcttagttGGACAAGGGTACATTGCAGGCCAgtattaaaactgtattttagacgtatgtggtccagcgtaaataaatctacgctttaacccatgtttatcataaagatatatcaaaaattgcatcagaaggaatttattttgtaataaagaataatacatactcattgtgggtcaaaaagttttacaataccggtttattgtgccaataatttatctgacatagattatgttaatgaggtaaatttccctacacttggggatttttgctgcatttcatactacagttgctaggtgtcgctttgtacattgcaacaacatgaaacaaaaaaatagccgCAAACTTCGGGACTAGTCgccaggtaagtacattttaaagacatttgtgactatgaatgtccttgatagagtttgtattgtgtgaaaaatagatttgagactggattggcagctggagaagtcactaaagctttcccgtacaagaattggggtgggaggggggcgatatgTGGAACTCTGTGGTTGTctctgattattttgatgtgatcctcatgttaactgatgaacactggtgaagcgccgaggtaccttttcctgacgaaatccctactacccggcaaggtacagctttttttaaagcacttgtttttaaTGCTGGCTCTGTTAATGTGAAACATCATGCTTTTGATTGTATACTTCCTTCCCAATGTGACCTCTGGTGCACTGTTATCAATAAGCAGTATGCTCGCTATACGAATTGATCATCGCTTGCGGTTGGTTGTAATAAACAATGCTTACTTTATAGTGTAGCGTTGGTACATGTTCCATATTCCGTTGGTGAACCAGAAGTAGTGTGGAGATGCGAATGTTTGAGATGGTTAGACAACGtccattgaaaataaaatagggCTTATAGATTAGTCATAGCTGTGTTTTCAGTTGcttattgtaacgttatatttgacTAAGGACTGTAAATGTACCTGAGTATGTGGTATCAGTTGGAGCATGTCAGTTGAGTCCGCATCAAGATGTTCCTAAAGTTACATGTTCCACTACTTAGTACACTGTAGTGTGCCAGAGTTTGTAGAATTTCCATAATCCAGTGTCGTCAGTAAACTAAAACACGATATTGCTTTTAACCCTTTGTGTCATTGATGCCAAGTCATTCCTTTTCTATAGAATATCTGATTTCTCCTGTACAGATTAGCACATGTAACTCCCTACCAGGATTCACTTGCCTAGAAAAATAGTACATGTtggcaaaataaataaataacatgTCAGACCAGTTAACCGGGCGTGCAGTTCGACCGGCCTTTTCCAAGTTAGGGGTGGGTTGGGtaccggtgtcac
Proteins encoded in this window:
- the LOC118420554 gene encoding uncharacterized protein LOC118420554 — protein: MKLFVCMMLVTMVVMATLIDDSAGWRRRRRRRRKGGSLDVNADADSELREVVEEARSLLEELDEASEYFNTRELENEEVENILVDQEEYRKRRNYPCCISG